Proteins from a genomic interval of Sphingobacterium sp. SYP-B4668:
- a CDS encoding NUDIX hydrolase, producing the protein MNKLYTAGLVVIQDDSLLLAYSKNKQAWYLPGGKVDSGETAIQALIREIEEELKVTLIPEHINFYCHIQALAYGEDQLMMEQDCFLYRLPIQPTPSLEIEKIAYFDFESYIQEPIQVPGVIKLFQQLKADRQILY; encoded by the coding sequence ATGAATAAACTATACACCGCAGGTCTGGTTGTCATCCAAGATGACAGCTTATTATTGGCATACAGCAAGAATAAACAGGCTTGGTATCTACCAGGAGGAAAAGTCGACTCGGGGGAGACAGCAATACAAGCACTAATACGAGAAATCGAAGAAGAATTAAAGGTAACCTTGATTCCCGAACACATCAACTTTTATTGCCATATCCAAGCCTTAGCTTATGGAGAAGATCAATTAATGATGGAACAGGACTGCTTCCTATACAGACTTCCAATACAACCTACACCAAGTCTTGAAATCGAAAAAATCGCTTATTTTGATTTTGAATCTTATATTCAAGAGCCTATACAAGTACCAGGTGTCATCAAATTGTTCCAACAATTAAAAGCAGATAGACAAATCCTCTACTAA
- a CDS encoding 3-keto-disaccharide hydrolase: MKLWKIATWILIYHLASLSQLQAQTTLSFGTEVPLSTLTGNTKTKEKAINWIDVNTSPDTWYKQKDLLVCKGLPIGVMRSEKMYENFILHVEWRHMEAGGNSGVFVWCDAVPQEGSRLPAGVEVQMLELDWVNQNFQNGVPAPIAYVHGELFGAGGVKTIPDNPRGERSKSVENRAKGKGEWNTYEVVCVDGTVKLSVNGKFVNGIRQSSSRKGYLCLESEGAEIHFRNLKIIELP; this comes from the coding sequence ATGAAACTATGGAAAATAGCCACTTGGATATTGATCTATCATCTGGCATCTTTATCTCAACTACAGGCACAAACGACACTATCATTTGGAACCGAAGTCCCGCTGAGTACCCTAACGGGCAATACCAAGACCAAGGAAAAAGCAATAAATTGGATAGATGTCAATACAAGTCCTGATACTTGGTACAAGCAAAAGGATTTGTTGGTTTGTAAAGGATTGCCTATTGGGGTGATGCGGTCTGAAAAGATGTATGAAAACTTTATACTGCACGTAGAGTGGCGACATATGGAAGCGGGCGGCAATTCAGGCGTATTTGTCTGGTGTGATGCGGTACCTCAAGAAGGGTCCCGTTTACCTGCTGGAGTTGAAGTGCAAATGCTTGAGTTGGATTGGGTGAACCAAAATTTCCAAAACGGCGTGCCTGCTCCTATAGCTTATGTACATGGTGAGCTGTTTGGAGCGGGAGGAGTGAAGACCATTCCTGATAATCCAAGAGGTGAACGTAGTAAATCTGTCGAAAACCGAGCAAAGGGTAAGGGCGAGTGGAATACATATGAAGTTGTCTGTGTAGACGGCACCGTCAAGCTTTCGGTAAATGGGAAGTTTGTGAATGGTATTAGGCAATCCTCTTCGCGTAAAGGCTATCTTTGTCTAGAATCTGAGGGTGCGGAGATACATTTTCGAAATCTGAAGATTATCGAGCTCCCTTAG